In one Colletotrichum destructivum chromosome 2, complete sequence genomic region, the following are encoded:
- a CDS encoding Putative tubulin binding cofactor A: protein MAPPSQLTVATLAVTRLLKEEISYEKELIQQKAKVATLEAEIREGKPDEDGNREYMLRQLKLAVEETQKMFPALRTRVEDSTAKLEEQIALAESGGASPTEVETAKLALAKGKEEKTYVTDTTSA from the exons ATGGCGCCCCCTTCCCAGCTCACCGTTGCGACGCTCGCCGTCACCCGGCTCCTCAAGGAGGAGATCTCCTATGAGAAGGAGCTCATCCAGCAAAAGGCCAAGGTCGCCacgctcgaggccgagatccgGGAGGGCAAgcccgacgaggacgggaaCCGGGAGTACATGCTCAGACAGCTG AAACTCGCCGTGGAGGAGACGCAAAAGATGTTCCCCGCCCTGAGGACCCGCGTCGAGGACTCGACCGCCAAGCTGGAGGAGCagatcgccctcgccgagagTGGCGGCGCGTCACccaccgaggtcgagacgGCCAAGCTGGCGctcgccaagggcaaggaggagaagacgtACGTGACCGACACCACCTCGGCTTGA
- a CDS encoding Putative alpha/beta hydrolase-1 — protein MSTKPVIFFAGGAWHSPEHFRDIRDELHRRGYETDAVAYPSVGAEPPTKGMYDDAAAVRTVLEELAGRGRRIVLVAHSYGGFVGAEAARGLGFEQRAQEGKAGGIVVFAYLAAFVGQKGQSMLGLTSDGSPPWTKVEDGRIHVVAPTEAFYGDVAPEARERAIGLLRHQTIVSLEETLTYEPWRDMACMYVGCEDDGAVPFFMQEQMQQLLGPTAVKLRMKASHSPFLSRIAETADWIETAAGTEQEAIGA, from the exons ATGTCGACAAAGCCCGTtatcttcttcgccggcggGGCCTGGCACTCGCCAGAGCACTTCCGGGACATTCGCGACGAGCTACACCGGAGGGGCTACGAGACGGACGCCGTGGCGTACCCGTCCGTCGGCGCGGAGCCCCCGACCAAGGGCATGTacgacgacgcggcggccgtgCGGACCgtgctggaggagctcgcgGGCCGCGGCAGGCGCATCGTGCTCGTCGCGCACTCCTATGGTggcttcgtcggcgcggAGGCGGCCAGAGGCCTGGGGTTCGAGCAGCGAGCCCAGGAGGGCAAGGCCGGCGGGATTGTGGTGTTTGCGTAcctggccgccttcgtcggGCAGAAGGGCCAGTCCATGCTAGGGTTGACGAGCGATGGATCCCCCCCGTGGACGAAAGTCGAG GACGGCCGCATCCACGTGGTGGCGCCCACGGAAGCCTTCTACGGAGACGTGGCCCCCGaagcgagggagagggcgatCGGGCTTCTGCGGCACCAAACGATCGTGTCGCTCGAGGAGACGCTGACGTACGAGCCGTGGCGCGACATGGCGTGCATGTATGTCGGCtgcgaggacgatggggcgGTGCCGTTCTTCATGCAGGAGCAGATGCAGCAGCTGCTGGGGCCCACGGCGGTCAAGCTGCGGATGAAGGCCTCGCACTCGCCGTTTCTTTCGCGAatcgccgagacggcggaTTGGatcgagacggcggcggggacggagCAGGAGGCCATCGGGGCGTAG